The Glycine soja cultivar W05 chromosome 6, ASM419377v2, whole genome shotgun sequence genome has a window encoding:
- the LOC114414523 gene encoding U-box domain-containing protein 44-like has protein sequence MMAASWDGANDPGSQSDDSFHFERLHIEPLYDAFVCPLTNQVMRDPVTLENGQTFEREAIEKWFKECRESGRKLVCPLTLHELRSTELNPSMALRNTIEEWTARNEVAQLDMAHRSLNMGSPENETLQALKYVQHICRRSRSNKHTVRNAGLIPMIVDMLKSSSRKVRCRALETLRVVVEEDDENKELLAEGDTVRTVVKFLSHELSKEREEAVSLLYELSKSATLCEKIGSINGAILILVGMTSSKSEDLLTVEKADKTLENLEKCESNVRQMAENGRLQPLLTQLLEGPPETKLSMATYLGELVLNNDVKVLVAGTVGSSLINIMKSGNMQSREAALRALNQISSCYPSAKILIEAGILSPLVNDLFAVGPNLLPTRLKEISATILASVVNSGEDFYSIPFGPDHQTLVSEDIVRNLLHLISNTGPAIECKLLQVLVGLTSFPTTVLSVVAAIKSSGATISLVQFIEAPQKDLRVASIKLLQNLSPHMGQELADALRGSVGQLGSLIKVIAENTGITEEQAAAVGLLADLPERDLGLTRQLLDEGAFVMVISRVIAIRQGEIRGTRFVTPFLEGLVKIVARVTYVLAEEPDAIALCRDHNLAALFIDLLQSNGLDNVQMVSATALENLSQESKNLTRLPEMPLPGFCASVFSCFSKKPVITGSCRLHRGICSLKETFCLYEGQAVLKLVGLLDHTNVNVVEAALAALSTLIEDGVDIEQGVAILCEAEGVKPILDVLLEKRTDTLRRRAVWAVERLLRTDDIAYEVSGDQNVSTALVDAFQHGDYRTRQTAERALKHVDKIPNFSGIFPNMG, from the exons ATGATGGCTGCGAGCTGGGATGGAGCTAATGACCCTGGCAGCCAGTCAGACGATAGCTTTCATTTTGAGAGGTTGCACATTGAGCCTCTTTATGATGCCTTTGTATGTCCGCTGACGAATCAAGTTATGCGTGATCCTGTTACTTTAGAAAATGGACAGACTTTTGAACGTGAAGCAATTGAAAAATGGTTCAAGGAATGTAGAGAGAGCGGACGGAAACTGGTATGCCCTTTGACTCTTCATGAACTAAGAAGCACAGAGCTGAATCCAAGTATGGCTTTGCGTAACACCATTGAAGAATGGACTGCCAGGAATGAAGTTGCACAACTTGATATGGCTCACCGGTCATTGAATATGGGGAGTCCAGAAAATGAAACTCTTCAGGCCTTAAAGTATGTCCAGCACATCTGCCGAAGAAGTCGATCGAACAAACACACTGTCCGAAATGCAGGGCTTATCCCAATGATTGTTGACATGCTGAAGAGTAGCAGCCGTAAGGTTCGCTGTAGAGCTCTGGAAACCCTTAGAGTTGTTGTAGAGGAAGATGACGAGAATAAG GAATTGTTGGCTGAAGGGGATACTGTGCGTACTGTAGTAAAATTCCTTTCGCATGAGCTTTCTAAAGAAAGAGAGGAGGCTGTCTCCTTGCTTTACGAGCTCTCAAAATCTGCAACCCTTTGTGAGAAGATTGGTTCTATCAATGGTGCCATTCTTATATTAGTAGGGATGACAAGCAGCAAATCAGAAGATCTTCTCACTGTTGAGAAGGCTGATAAAACATTGGAGAATCTGGAGAAGTGTGAGAGTAATGTGCGGCAGATGGCCGAAAATGGCAGATTACAACCTCTTCTGACCCAGCTTCTTGAAG GTCCACCAGAAACCAAACTCTCCATGGCTACATACCTTGGTGAGCTGGTTTTAAACAATGATGTTAAAGTCCTTGTTGCTGGAACTGTGGGTTCATCTCTGATCAATATAATGAAAAGTGGTAATATGCAATCAAGAGAAGCAGCACTGAGGGCACTAAATCAGATATCATCATGTTATCCAAGTGCGAAGATTTTAATAGAGGCTGGAATACTTTCTCCTCTTGTCAATGACCTTTTTGCAGTGGGTCCTAATCTTCTTCCAACACGATTAAAAGAGATCTCCGCCACAATTCTTGCCAGTGTTGTAAACTCAGGAGAAGACTTTTATTCCATTCCATTTGGACCTGATCACCAAACTCTGGTCTCAGAGGATATAGTTCGTAATCTACTCCATCTTATAAGTAACACCGGTCCCGCAATAGAGTGCAAACTTCTCCAAGTTCTTGTTGGACTTACTAGTTTTCCAACTACAGTTCTGAGTGTAGTGGCTGCTATCAAAAGCTCCGGTGCCACCATCAGTCTAGTTCAGTTCATTGAGGCACCACAGAAAGATCTGCGTGTAGCTTCCATAAAACTTCTTCAGAACTTGTCTCCTCATATGGGTCAGGAACTAGCTGATGCACTACGCGGCTCAGTTGGACAGCTTGGTAGTCTCATTAAAGTCATAGCAGAAAATACAGGAATCACTGAAGAGCAGGCAGCGGCCGTTGGCCTTTTAGCGGATCTTCCTGAAAGGGACTTGGGCCTCACAAGGCAGCTACTAGATGAAGGTGCCTTTGTGATGGTCATATCCAGGGTGATTGCCATCAGGCAGGGAGAGATCCGAGGCACTCGCTTCGTGACACCATTTCTTGAAGGGCTTGTTAAGATTGTTGCAAGGGTTACATATGTCTTGGCAGAAGAGCCTGATGCCATTGCACTCTGCCGTGATCACAATCTTGCCGCTCTCTTTATTGATCTGCTTCAGTCCAATGGACTTGATAATGTACAGATGGTTTCTGCTACAGCTCTGGAGAATTTATCCCAAGAATCGAAAAACTTGACCAGATTACCTGAGATGCCATTGCCGGGTTTTTGTGCTTCTGTGTTTTCATGCTTCAGCAAAAAGCCAGTCATAACTGGATCGTGTAGGCTCCACCGAGGGATATGTTCTTTAAAAGAAACATTTTGTCTCTACGAAGGGCAGGCAGTGCTTAAGTTAGTAGGTCTGCTGGACCACACAAATGTGAATGTGGTTGAGGCAGCACTTGCTGCTTTATCTACTTTAATAGAAGATGGGGTAGATATTGAGCAAGGAGTGGCGATTTTGTGTGAAGCAGAGGGAGTGAAGCCTATACTTGATGTGCTACTTGAGAAAAGAACAGATACTTTGAGGAGGAGGGCAGTTTGGGCAGTGGAGAGATTATTGAGAACAGATGATATAGCCTATGAAGTTTCTGGGGACCAAAATGTGAGTACTGCACTTGTGGATGCTTTCCAGCATGGTGACTATCGAACTCGGCAGACAGCTGAGCGTGCCCTCAAGCATGTTGATAAGATACCAAACTTCTCGGGAATCTTTCCAAACATGGGATGA
- the LOC114414521 gene encoding F-box/kelch-repeat protein At5g42350-like, producing the protein MSIMFSERLGADESHCQDLQSLSVSKRLVRSVSQKWRKKSNKNCGEVADDVNGVSLTCLNLYGRGGGCKVGADTTDDFGDSSSRRRSSASDEGKGYKPICGPEETAVDCFSYGVKDRFWRRHNRKNSELEELFTNNRMHIFLPDDILEMCLVRLPLTSLMNARLVCKKWRSLTTTPRFLKIRREGSYQSPWLFLFGVVKDGFCSGEIHALDVSLNQWHRIDAHFLRGRFLFSVAGIQDDIFIVGGCSSLTNFGKVDRSSFNTHKGVLAFSPLTKSWRKMPSMKYARSNPILGVSEVSLDFPTCQSHQSRQDRRFPRSRIGGVSDVYEDPHKLSMRRHCRPAFNETEALSLPSRKTYKFLRQKSEHSSSKGSKRFLLIAVGGLGSWDEPLDSGEIYDSVSNKWTEIPRLPFDFGVARSGIVCGRMFYVYSETDKLAAYDIERGIWIAIQATPIPPRVHGYYPRLVSSDGRLFMLSVSWCEGDGQIGRRNKAVRKLWELDLMYLTWTEASAHPDAPMDWNAVFVSDKSLIFGVEMFKIIGRVLGFFTVCDVSDMANWNHISRDHVTHELDVSSCLTKSVAVLHL; encoded by the coding sequence ATGAGCATAATGTTTTCTGAAAGATTGGGGGCAGACGAATCTCATTGTCAAGATTTACAGAGTTTGAGTGTGTCAAAGCGACTTGTGAGGAGTGTTAGCCAGAAGTGGAGGAAGAAGAGTAACAAGAATTGCGGGGAAGTGGCTGATGATGTAAATGGAGTTTCTTTAACATGCTTAAATCTGTATGGACGAGGTGGGGGCTGCAAGGTAGGTGCTGACACCACTGATGATTTTGGCGATTCAAGCAGTAGAAGGAGATCTAGTGCCAGTGACGAAGGAAAGGGATATAAGCCAATTTGTGGCCCGGAAGAAACTGCTGTGGATTGCTTTTCATATGGGGTGAAGGACAGGTTTTGGAGGAGACACAACCGAAAGAATTCTGAGCTTGAAGAATTGTTTACAAACAATAGAATGCATATCTTTCTTCCTGATGATATTCTTGAAATGTGTTTGGTTAGGCTCCCATTGACAAGTCTCATGAATGCCCGTCTCGTGTGTAAAAAATGGAGGTCATTGACCACCACGCCTAGGTTCCTCAAAATAAGAAGGGAGGGTTCATATCAAAGTCCATGGTTGTTTCTGTTCGGTGTTGTTAAAGATGGATTTTGTTCTGGTGAGATACATGCGCTGGATGTGTCTCTGAATCAATGGCACAGGATAGATGCTCATTTTCTCAGAGGAAGGTTCTTGTTCTCTGTTGCTGGTATACAGGATGATATCTTCATTGTTGGAGGATGTTCTAGCTTGACTAACTTTGGGAAAGTGGATAGGAGCTCATTCAATACACACAAAGGGGTGCTTGCATTTAGTCCCTTGACAAAATCTTGGCGTAAAATGCCATCCATGAAATATGCTAGATCAAATCCTATATTAGGAGTCTCTGAGGTCAGTTTGGATTTTCCAACTTGTCAAAGTCATCAAAGTCGGCAGGATAGACGTTTTCCAAGATCAAGGATTGGTGGGGTTTCAGACGTCTATGAGGATCCCCACAAGCTTTCAATGAGACGCCATTGCAGACCTGCTTTTAATGAGACTGAAGCTTTGTCTCTGCCCAGTCGAAAGACATACAAATTCCTTAGGCAAAAAAGTGAGCATTCAAGCTCAAAGGGCAGTAAAAGATTTTTGTTGATAGCTGTTGGAGGTCTGGGATCTTGGGATGAGCCTCTGGACTCTGGAGAAATATATGATTCTGTGTCAAATAAATGGACTGAAATCCCAAGATTACCTTTCGATTTTGGGGTTGCTCGTTCTGGAATTGTTTGTGGCAGGATGTTTTATGTTTATTCTGAAACAGACAAGCTTGCAGCATATGACATAGAACGGGGTATCTGGATTGCAATTCAAGCCACTCCAATCCCACCTCGTGTACATGGGTACTACCCCAGACTTGTATCTTCTGATGGTCGCCTTTTCATGCTCTCAGTGTCCTGGTGTGAAGGGGATGGTCAGATTGGGAGACGAAACAAGGCTGTTAGAAAATTGTGGGAGTTGGATCTCATGTATCTTACCTGGACTGAAGCCTCAGCGCATCCAGATGCCCCAATGGACTGGAATGCTGTTTTTGTGTCGGATAAAAGCCTGATTTTTGGGGTGGAGATGTTCAAAATAATTGGTCGGGTATTGGGTTTTTTCACCGTCTGTGATGTGTCTGATATGGCAAACTGGAACCATATTTCAAGGGATCATGTTACTCATGAGCTGGACGTTTCTTCTTGCTTGACCAAATCTGTGGCAGTGCTACACCTTTGA